The Rhinolophus ferrumequinum isolate MPI-CBG mRhiFer1 chromosome 4, mRhiFer1_v1.p, whole genome shotgun sequence genome has a window encoding:
- the CHRNA6 gene encoding neuronal acetylcholine receptor subunit alpha-6 isoform X1 yields the protein MLTSKGQGCLHFDVCLCLCIFIPFFKDCAGCASEERLFHKLFSHYNQFIRPVENVSDPVTVHFEVAITQLANVDEVNQIMETNLWLRHIWNDYKLRWDPMEYDGIETLRVPADKIWKPDIVLYNNAVGDFQVEGKTKALLKYDGMITWTPPAIFKSSCPMDITFFPFDHQNCSLKFGSWTYDKAEIDLLIIGSKVDMNDFWENSEWEIVDASGYKHDIKYNCCEEIYTDITYSFYIRRLPMFYTINLIIPCLFISFLTVLVFYLPSDCGEKVTLCISVLLSLTVFLLVITETIPSTSLVIPLVGEYLLFTMIFVTLSIAVTVFVLNIHYRTPTTHTMPKWVKMVFLQLLPQILMMRRPLDKTRKTSYDKNPKGISSCPAKVMFGNRREPKLLQECYYCRKSCHLATSKRRLSHQPLQWMTENSEHSPEVEDVINSVQFIAENMKNQNETKEVEDDWKYAAMVVDRVFLWIFITVCVFGTAGLFLQPLLGNTGKS from the exons ATGCTGACCAGCAAGGGTCAGGGATGCCTTCACTTTGATGTGTGTCTCTGCTTGTGTATATTCATACCTTTCTTTAAAG ACTGTGCAGGCTGTGCGTCTGAGGAGAGACTCTTTCACAAACTGTTTTCTCATTATAACCAATTCATCAGGCCTGTGGAAAATGTTTCCGATCCCGTCACGGTGCATTTTGAAGTGGCCATCACACAGCTGGCCAACGTG GACGAAGTAAACCAGATCATGGAAACCAATTTGTGGCTACGTCAC ATCTGGAATGATTATAAATTGCGCTGGGACCCAATGGAATATGATGGCATTGAGACTCTCCGTGTTCCTGCGGATAAGATCTGGAAGCCTGACATTGTTCTCTACAACAA TGCTGTTGGCGACTTCCAAGTCGAAGGCAAAACAAAAGCTCTTCTTAAATATGATGGCATGATAACCTGGACTCCACCCGCTATTTTTAAGAGTTCTTGTCCTATGGACatcacttttttcccttttgatcaTCAAAATTGTTCCCTGAAATTTGGTTCCTGGACATATGACAAAGCTGAAATTGATCTTCTAATCATTGGATCTAAAGTGGATATGAATGATTTTTGGGAAAACAGTGAATGGGAAATTGTTGATGCTTCTGGCTACAAGCATGACATAAAATACAACTGTTGTGAAGAGATATACACAGATATCACCTATTCTTTTTATATTAGAAGACTGCCAATGTTTTACACCATTAACCTGATCATTCCCtgtctctttatttcatttctaaccGTGTTGGTCTTTTACCTTCCTTCTGACTGCGGCGAAAAAGTGACGCTTTGCATTTCAGTTCTGCTTTCTCTGACTGTGTTTTTGCTGGTAATCACAGAAACCATCCCATCCACGTCTCTCGTGATCCCACTGGTGGGTGAGTACCTACTGTTCACCATGATCTTTGTCACCCTGTCCATCGCGGTGACTGTGTTTGTGTTGAACATACACTATCGCACCCCAACAACACACACCATGCCCAAGTGGGTGAAGATGGTTTTCCTCCAGCTGTTACCCCAGATCCTGATGATGAGAAGGCCTCTGGACAAGACGAGGAAGACAAGTTATGATAAAAACCCCAAAGGCATTTCCAGTTGTCCTGCCAAAGTCATGTTTGGTAATCGCAGAGAGCCCAAACTTCTTCAAGAATGCTACTACTGTCGTAAATCATGTCACCTTGCCACCAGCAAGAGAAGATTAAGTCATCAGCCTTTACAGTGGATGACAGAAAATTCAGAGCATTCGCCTGAAGTTGAAGATGTGATTAATAGTGTTCAATTCATAGCAGAAAACATGAAGAACCAAAACGAAACAAAGGAG GTTGAAGACGACTGGAAGTATGCAGCTATGGTGGTGGACAGAgtatttctttggatatttaTAACCGTCTGTGTGTTTGGAACTGCAGGGCTATTTCTACAGCCACTACTTGGAAACACAGGAAAATCTTAA
- the CHRNA6 gene encoding neuronal acetylcholine receptor subunit alpha-6 isoform X2 translates to METNLWLRHIWNDYKLRWDPMEYDGIETLRVPADKIWKPDIVLYNNAVGDFQVEGKTKALLKYDGMITWTPPAIFKSSCPMDITFFPFDHQNCSLKFGSWTYDKAEIDLLIIGSKVDMNDFWENSEWEIVDASGYKHDIKYNCCEEIYTDITYSFYIRRLPMFYTINLIIPCLFISFLTVLVFYLPSDCGEKVTLCISVLLSLTVFLLVITETIPSTSLVIPLVGEYLLFTMIFVTLSIAVTVFVLNIHYRTPTTHTMPKWVKMVFLQLLPQILMMRRPLDKTRKTSYDKNPKGISSCPAKVMFGNRREPKLLQECYYCRKSCHLATSKRRLSHQPLQWMTENSEHSPEVEDVINSVQFIAENMKNQNETKEVEDDWKYAAMVVDRVFLWIFITVCVFGTAGLFLQPLLGNTGKS, encoded by the exons ATGGAAACCAATTTGTGGCTACGTCAC ATCTGGAATGATTATAAATTGCGCTGGGACCCAATGGAATATGATGGCATTGAGACTCTCCGTGTTCCTGCGGATAAGATCTGGAAGCCTGACATTGTTCTCTACAACAA TGCTGTTGGCGACTTCCAAGTCGAAGGCAAAACAAAAGCTCTTCTTAAATATGATGGCATGATAACCTGGACTCCACCCGCTATTTTTAAGAGTTCTTGTCCTATGGACatcacttttttcccttttgatcaTCAAAATTGTTCCCTGAAATTTGGTTCCTGGACATATGACAAAGCTGAAATTGATCTTCTAATCATTGGATCTAAAGTGGATATGAATGATTTTTGGGAAAACAGTGAATGGGAAATTGTTGATGCTTCTGGCTACAAGCATGACATAAAATACAACTGTTGTGAAGAGATATACACAGATATCACCTATTCTTTTTATATTAGAAGACTGCCAATGTTTTACACCATTAACCTGATCATTCCCtgtctctttatttcatttctaaccGTGTTGGTCTTTTACCTTCCTTCTGACTGCGGCGAAAAAGTGACGCTTTGCATTTCAGTTCTGCTTTCTCTGACTGTGTTTTTGCTGGTAATCACAGAAACCATCCCATCCACGTCTCTCGTGATCCCACTGGTGGGTGAGTACCTACTGTTCACCATGATCTTTGTCACCCTGTCCATCGCGGTGACTGTGTTTGTGTTGAACATACACTATCGCACCCCAACAACACACACCATGCCCAAGTGGGTGAAGATGGTTTTCCTCCAGCTGTTACCCCAGATCCTGATGATGAGAAGGCCTCTGGACAAGACGAGGAAGACAAGTTATGATAAAAACCCCAAAGGCATTTCCAGTTGTCCTGCCAAAGTCATGTTTGGTAATCGCAGAGAGCCCAAACTTCTTCAAGAATGCTACTACTGTCGTAAATCATGTCACCTTGCCACCAGCAAGAGAAGATTAAGTCATCAGCCTTTACAGTGGATGACAGAAAATTCAGAGCATTCGCCTGAAGTTGAAGATGTGATTAATAGTGTTCAATTCATAGCAGAAAACATGAAGAACCAAAACGAAACAAAGGAG GTTGAAGACGACTGGAAGTATGCAGCTATGGTGGTGGACAGAgtatttctttggatatttaTAACCGTCTGTGTGTTTGGAACTGCAGGGCTATTTCTACAGCCACTACTTGGAAACACAGGAAAATCTTAA